The Bacillota bacterium genome has a segment encoding these proteins:
- the cimA gene encoding citramalate synthase: MAPTITVYDTTLRDGAQRAGLSFSLADKLRIARRLDALGLPYIEGGWPGSNPKDARFFAELRRRPLRQAKAVAFSSTRKAAAGVEEDPTLQSLLEADTPTVAIFGKSWDHHVTVALGTSLEENLRMIAESVAHLRRQGREVVYDAEHFFDGLRANPDYAWATLEAAAEAEADWLVLCDTNGGTLPWTVAEAVREAARRFPGQRLGIHAHDDGGVGVANTLAAVEAGALMVQGTVNGYGERCGNANLCTVIADLELKMGRLCLPPGRLAEITAVSHYVSEVANLPSTDSLPYVGRNAFTHKAGVHVSALAKDPVLYEHTPPESVGNQRHILVSELAGRSNLLNRFADSLEPAEAASLLELVKAREFEGYQYEGAEASLELLSRGGPAPFQLLGLRVLVSDGGEAGARSEVSIKLKVGERVVHTAAEGNGPVNALDSALRKALMEVYPEVARVRLTDYKVRVLEGSDGTAARVRVLIESSDGERAWGTVGVSVNILEASWQALADSLVFYLTVKGARPAAVSP; this comes from the coding sequence ATGGCGCCGACGATCACCGTTTACGATACGACCTTGCGCGACGGGGCCCAGCGGGCGGGGCTTTCCTTCAGCCTCGCCGACAAGCTCCGCATCGCCCGGAGGCTGGACGCCTTGGGCTTGCCATACATCGAAGGCGGCTGGCCGGGGTCCAACCCCAAGGACGCCCGTTTCTTCGCCGAACTCAGGCGACGGCCCCTCCGGCAGGCCAAGGCGGTGGCCTTCAGCAGCACCCGCAAGGCCGCGGCCGGCGTCGAGGAGGACCCGACCCTGCAGTCCCTGCTCGAGGCGGACACGCCGACCGTGGCCATTTTCGGCAAGAGCTGGGACCATCACGTCACGGTCGCCCTTGGCACCAGCCTCGAGGAGAACCTTCGAATGATCGCCGAATCGGTTGCCCATCTCCGGCGGCAGGGCCGGGAGGTGGTCTACGACGCCGAGCACTTCTTCGATGGGTTGCGGGCCAACCCCGACTATGCCTGGGCCACGCTGGAGGCGGCCGCCGAGGCCGAGGCCGATTGGCTGGTCCTCTGCGACACCAATGGGGGAACCCTCCCCTGGACGGTGGCCGAGGCGGTCAGGGAGGCCGCCCGGCGCTTCCCGGGGCAACGGCTGGGCATCCACGCCCACGACGACGGCGGGGTCGGGGTGGCCAACACCCTGGCCGCCGTGGAGGCCGGCGCCCTGATGGTCCAGGGGACGGTCAACGGCTACGGGGAGCGTTGTGGCAACGCCAACCTTTGCACGGTCATCGCCGACCTCGAGTTGAAGATGGGGCGGCTGTGCCTGCCGCCCGGACGCCTGGCCGAGATCACGGCGGTCAGCCACTATGTGAGCGAGGTGGCCAACCTGCCATCCACCGATTCCTTGCCGTATGTGGGCCGCAACGCCTTCACCCACAAGGCCGGGGTCCACGTCAGCGCCCTGGCCAAGGACCCAGTGTTGTACGAGCACACTCCGCCTGAGAGCGTCGGAAACCAGCGGCACATCCTCGTTTCCGAACTGGCCGGCCGGTCCAACCTCTTGAACCGTTTCGCCGACAGCCTCGAACCGGCCGAGGCGGCGTCCTTGCTCGAACTGGTCAAGGCCCGGGAGTTCGAGGGTTATCAGTACGAGGGGGCCGAGGCCTCGCTCGAACTGCTGTCCCGCGGCGGCCCGGCCCCCTTTCAGCTCCTTGGCCTGCGGGTGCTAGTCTCGGACGGCGGGGAGGCCGGGGCGCGGAGCGAGGTCAGCATCAAACTGAAGGTGGGGGAGAGGGTGGTCCACACGGCGGCCGAAGGCAACGGCCCCGTGAATGCCCTCGACTCGGCCCTCCGCAAGGCCCTCATGGAAGTCTATCCGGAGGTGGCCAGGGTCCGCCTGACCGACTACAAGGTCCGGGTCCTGGAGGGCTCCGACGGTACCGCGGCGAGGGTCCGCGTCCTCATCGAGAGCAGCGACGGCGAGCGGGCATGGGGCACGGTGGGAGTATCCGTGAATATCCTCGAGGCCTCATGGCAGGCCCTGGCAGACAGCCTCGTCTTCTATCTGACCGTCAAGGGCGCCCGGCCGGCCGCCGTTTCTCCCTGA
- a CDS encoding MFS transporter: MSTANHAVSLGAARPGELEVSPHRWSILYAVLAANVMGPIDGSVISVALPTFSRVFHVGLNTVGWVSMAYLLVLGSLILTYGRLGDMFGFKRIFLLGVALFTAASAVCALAPDIWTLIAFRAVQAIGAGMFMAMAPAIIAATFPAGERGRALGLFGMTAAVGLSLGPSLGGLLLSVSSWQSIFLINLPVGVIGYLLCSRTLPDQTELKRQRFDLVGAAAGFVSLGSLLLAGSYGEEWGWSSTPTVGLAAAFLVTSAAFIWWERRVTQPMLELSLFRNLAFSAACFSSLMNFVSQSALVFLVPFYLQQILAWTPKQTGLIMTVSPLVVLVVVPFSGSLSDRIGTRWLSFVGQALMAVGFVLLYRLTPTAGAFDIAWRIGVVGLGVGIFQSPNNSTIMGNCPRHLLGTGSGVLATVRTAGMVLGVAVSTGVFEWRRSAMAVTLGPAGSYLSGLRLAFLVAACLAAVGALTSSVRSDDWRNAG; encoded by the coding sequence CTGTCCACCGCCAACCACGCCGTCAGCCTCGGGGCCGCCCGACCGGGCGAACTTGAGGTATCGCCGCACCGCTGGTCCATCCTGTACGCCGTCCTGGCCGCCAACGTCATGGGTCCCATCGATGGCAGTGTCATCAGCGTCGCCCTGCCCACTTTCAGCCGGGTCTTTCACGTCGGCCTGAATACCGTCGGCTGGGTGTCCATGGCCTACCTTCTCGTCCTCGGCAGCCTCATCTTGACCTACGGGCGCCTGGGCGACATGTTCGGTTTCAAGCGGATCTTCCTACTCGGGGTGGCCCTCTTCACCGCCGCTTCGGCCGTCTGTGCCCTGGCCCCGGACATCTGGACATTGATCGCTTTCCGGGCCGTCCAGGCCATTGGAGCCGGCATGTTCATGGCCATGGCTCCGGCCATCATCGCCGCGACCTTCCCGGCCGGCGAACGTGGCCGCGCCCTCGGCCTCTTCGGGATGACGGCAGCCGTCGGGCTGTCCCTCGGCCCGAGCCTGGGCGGCCTGCTCCTGAGCGTATCCAGCTGGCAGTCCATCTTCCTCATCAACCTACCCGTCGGCGTCATTGGCTACCTGCTCTGCTCCCGGACCTTGCCTGACCAGACCGAGTTGAAGCGGCAGCGATTCGACCTCGTCGGAGCCGCCGCCGGCTTCGTCTCCCTCGGCTCTCTGCTCCTCGCCGGAAGCTACGGCGAGGAGTGGGGCTGGTCCTCGACCCCCACCGTCGGCCTGGCCGCCGCCTTCCTCGTCACCTCGGCCGCCTTCATCTGGTGGGAGCGGCGGGTCACCCAGCCCATGCTCGAGCTCAGCCTCTTCCGCAACCTGGCTTTCAGCGCCGCCTGCTTCTCTTCGCTGATGAACTTCGTCTCCCAGTCGGCGCTGGTCTTCCTCGTCCCCTTCTACCTCCAGCAGATCCTGGCCTGGACGCCGAAGCAGACCGGCCTGATCATGACCGTCTCCCCGCTGGTCGTCCTGGTGGTTGTCCCCTTCAGCGGCTCCCTCTCGGATCGGATCGGCACTCGCTGGCTGTCCTTCGTCGGGCAGGCCCTGATGGCGGTGGGGTTCGTCCTTCTGTACAGACTGACCCCGACGGCCGGGGCCTTCGACATCGCCTGGCGAATCGGGGTGGTCGGCCTCGGCGTCGGCATCTTCCAGTCCCCCAACAACAGCACGATCATGGGCAACTGCCCCAGACACTTGCTGGGAACCGGCTCCGGGGTCCTGGCCACCGTCCGGACCGCGGGCATGGTCCTGGGCGTGGCCGTCAGCACCGGTGTCTTCGAGTGGCGCCGTTCGGCGATGGCCGTGACTCTCGGTCCGGCCGGCTCTTACCTCTCCGGTCTCCGGCTGGCCTTCCTGGTAGCCGCATGCCTGGCCGCCGTCGGCGCGCTGACCTCTTCGGTGCGGAGTGACGATTGGCGCAACGCGGGTTAG
- a CDS encoding MFS transporter, producing MGPIDMSVINVAMPVLSDVFSMAYLLVIGSLILTYGRLGDMFGFKRVFMLGVLLFTVASALCALASDIWTLIAFRAVQAIGAGMFMATSQTIVTSVFPAHERGRALGTYGMTTAAGLAFGPSLGGFLLAVSSWRAIFLINLPIGVVTACGPPSWSPPAWPPSGRWPRRSGAMIGE from the coding sequence ATGGGTCCCATCGACATGAGCGTCATCAACGTGGCCATGCCCGTCCTCAGCGATGTCTTTTCCATGGCCTACCTCCTGGTCATCGGCAGCCTCATCCTGACCTATGGCCGCCTGGGCGACATGTTCGGCTTCAAGCGGGTGTTCATGCTCGGGGTGCTCCTCTTCACGGTCGCCTCCGCCCTCTGCGCGCTGGCCTCCGACATCTGGACGCTGATCGCCTTCCGGGCCGTCCAGGCCATCGGGGCCGGCATGTTCATGGCCACCTCGCAGACCATCGTCACCTCGGTCTTTCCGGCCCACGAACGCGGGCGGGCCCTCGGCACGTATGGCATGACCACCGCCGCCGGCCTCGCCTTCGGCCCGAGCCTCGGCGGCTTCCTGCTCGCCGTATCCAGCTGGAGGGCGATCTTCCTGATCAACCTCCCCATCGGGGTCGTGACGGCCTGCGGTCCGCCTTCCTGGTCGCCGCCTGCCTGGCCACCCTCGGGGCGCTGGCCTCGTCGGTCCGGAGCGATGATTGGCGAATGA